The Diospyros lotus cultivar Yz01 chromosome 15, ASM1463336v1, whole genome shotgun sequence genome has a window encoding:
- the LOC127792453 gene encoding taxadiene 5-alpha hydroxylase-like, producing the protein MALDTTFAAALFFSLFAATAMAIFFVDKTRKTKNRSLRNCRLPPGNMGLLWIGETMDFFRAQRSNQLFESFIQPRAAKHGNIFKTRLLGSPTVVVNGADANRFFLSNEFKLVVSSWPSSAVQLMGKNSIMEKQGDAHRHLRGLIAASLSSAGLETMVPKICESVQSHLNKYWKNGSNIKLFCTAKILTFTVVFECLLGIKVEPESLETFERVLEGVFAAPVGFPGSKFWRAKRARKEIGRKLVEVIREKRKEMEEKGCGREEEGGCGGGGNLVGRLVAGMIKGEISEEEVVDNVVLLVFAAHDTTSFAIAMTFRMLALHPHCFSLLLQEHAEILKNRRDGDPNLTLEDIKKMKYTWQVARESMRLFPPIFGSFRKAITDIEFEGFIIPKGWKVLWTAYGTHYNWEYFPNPTTFDPSRFEEAMEPYVYVPFGGGARACAGSQLAKLNMLIFVHYVVTSYEWSLQYPDEAITMDPLPFPCHGMPINISPKLL; encoded by the exons ATGGCTCTGGACACGACCTTCGCCGCTGcactcttcttctctcttttcgcTGCGACAGCCATGGCGATCTTCTTCGTGGACAAGACGAGAAAAACCAAGAACAGATCACTAAGAAACTGCAGGCTTCCACCGGGCAACATGGGCCTTCTCTGGATTGGCGAAACCATGGATTTCTTCCGAGCGCAGAGGAGCAACCAGTTGTTCGAGTCCTTCATCCAGCCCCGCGCCGCAAAACACGGCAACATCTTCAAAACGAGGCTCCTCGGATCGCCTACTGTCGTCGTAAACGGCGCCGACGCCAATCGCTTCTTCCTATCGAACGAATTCAAGCTGGTCGTAAGCTCCTGGCCTTCCTCGGCCGTTCAGCTCATGGGCAAGAACTCCATCATGGAGAAGCAAGGCGATGCTCACCGCCACCTTCGCGGGCTCATTGCCGCCAGCCTCAGCTCCGCTGGGCTGGAAACAATGGTCCCAAAGATCTGTGAATCGGTTCAATCACATCTAAATAAATACTGGAAGAATGGGAGCAATATTAAGCTATTCTGCACAGCCAAGATACTGACATTTACAGTTGTGTTTGAGTGCTTGTTGGGGATAAAGGTGGAGCCGGAGAGTTTGGAGACGTTCGAGAGGGTTTTGGAAGGGGTTTTTGCAGCCCCGGTGGGGTTTCCGGGGTCGAAGTTTTGGAGGGCGAAGAGGGCGAGGAAGGAGATTGGGAGGAAGCTGGTGGAGGTGATAAGGgagaagaggaaggagatggAGGAGAAGGGCTGTGGAAGGGAGGAAGAAGGCGGCTGTGGCGGTGGTGGGAATTTGGTGGGGCGGCTGGTGGCTGGGATGATCAAGGGGGAGATTAGTGAAGAGGAGGTGGTGGATAATGTGGTGTTGCTGGTGTTTGCGGCTCATGACACTACTTCTTTCGCCATTGCCATGACTTTCAGGATGCTGGCTTTGCACCCTCATtgtttctctcttctccttcaAG AGCATGCAGAGATACTTAAAAACAGAAGAGATGGTGATCCGAACCTAACGCTGGAGGACATCAAGAAGATGAAGTATACATGGCAGGTGGCACGAGAGAGCATGCGGCTGTTCCCCCCCATATTCGGCTCTTTTAGAAAAGCAATCACTGACATCGAATTTGAGGGTTTCATAATTCCCAAAGGATGGAAG GTGCTATGGACCGCATATGGGACGCATTACAATTGGGAGTATTTCCCAAATCCAACGACTTTTGATCCGAGCCGGTTCGAGGAAGCGATGGAGCCGTATGTTTACGTGCCGTTCGGGGGAGGCGCGAGGGCATGCGCGGGATCGCAACTGGCGAAGCTGAACATGCTCATCTTCGTTCACTACGTTGTGACCAGCTACGAATGGTCGCTGCAATACCCAGACGAGGCAATCACCATGGATCCCCTTCCCTTTCCTTGCCATGGAATGCCCATTAACATCTCCCCCAAGTTGTTGTAA